Proteins from a genomic interval of Coccinella septempunctata chromosome 2, icCocSept1.1, whole genome shotgun sequence:
- the LOC123307658 gene encoding cytochrome c oxidase subunit 6C-like, translating to MAGDKVLPKPQLRGLLRSQIKVNLIVMSVIAVGAVALQKVFINDRRKQVYADFYKNYDIDKEFERMKAKGLFDSC from the exons ATGGCTGGTGATAAAGTTTTACCTAAACCTCAACTCAGAGGTCTTCTCAGATCACAAATTAAAGTGAATTTGATTGTTATGAGTGTCATAGCAGTAGGTGCAGTGGCTCTCCAAAAAGTATTTATTAACGATAGAAGAAAGCAAGTGTACGCTGACTTCTATAA GAACTATGATATTGACAAAGAATTTGAGAGAATGAAAGCTAAGGGATTATTCGATTCCTGTTAA